In one Lolium rigidum isolate FL_2022 chromosome 3, APGP_CSIRO_Lrig_0.1, whole genome shotgun sequence genomic region, the following are encoded:
- the LOC124699613 gene encoding LOW QUALITY PROTEIN: calmodulin-interacting protein 111-like (The sequence of the model RefSeq protein was modified relative to this genomic sequence to represent the inferred CDS: inserted 2 bases in 1 codon) — MSSKGKKKKPSASPQPSPRTPPSRAREAPGGCTLDLPSTAAAAAARYPELVPRGGAGCFAGTVADVVPRGGTHAAEGRLWLSEPAMVAAGLRPGCLVSVSLIASSSSLDAFPLDSLFEECNRFFDLDVNNDLMSNEAGVNFVTATVFPSREVQKNDIKLSWDLACMLGYPSVGRPLLISPLYTSQAPKQTDGGEILRVIKCSDLYLGLVPLKGVAESDSHPVRNVVVPESPKKIPSTPPRRNESHDGASNSGSSLCLNRATAKSALADDKINELLQTCASRWLSGRHLLKGNYIPLSMCGKLSMFIVLRAEIDGSALDVVHEKSNSLCNAEVSAKFVETPASFLVSRTTKVHLSDLSSSEELGPDKPVSPLEYFMSADTGKEDSNHDRRLGGLSEVSAKLKEMISFSLSDRIGLPKHGLHGLPRYKGLLLYGPPGTGKTSLASSCAYDLGANLFTVNGPEIVSQYHGESEQALYDIFTSAKQAAPAVIFIDELDAIAPARKDGGEELSIRMVATLLKLMDEIGHNDRVILIAATNRRESIDRALLRPGRFDQEIEIGVPSPGQRLDILRHLLIGVHHSLTSEEVESLAFATHGFVGADLAALCNEAALSALRRYILVKESSSQLLGDHATNAKKSNIREIDAPLGYEITSLSSSLSKLTMSTEDYPWTNKGNITESSKPDDKKDDLLLLVTNDDFEKAKMKVRPSAMREVMLELPKVKWEDVGGQARIKKQLIEAIQLPQKCPETFERLGIRPPRGLLMIGPPGCSKTLMARAVASEAKMNFLAVKGPELFSKWVGDSEKAVRSLFAKAKDNAPAILFFDEIDGLAVTRGHGNDGISVADRVLSQLLQEMDGLDQKIGVTVIAATNRPDKIDIALLRPGRFDRLLDVRPPDEADREDIFRIHTRSIPCSPDVDLNELARLTEGYTGADIKLVCREAAVAALDESFDIPEVGITHFKSVIDRVKPSDMKFYRELASRFSRFIDDTXKATLPIEDTEPAIS, encoded by the exons atgtcttccaagggaaagaagaagaagccgTCGGCGTCCCCGCAGCCGTCCCCTCGCACCCCTCCCTCACGCGCCCGTGAAGCTCCCGGCGGCTGCACACTAGACctaccgtccaccgccgccgccgcggcggcgcggTACCCGGAGCTCGTGCCCCGTGGAGGCGCCGGTTGTTTCGCCGGCACCGTCGCCGATGTGGTCCCCAGGGGCGGCACCCACGCTGCCGAGGGGAGGCTCTGGCTCTCGGAGCCCGCCATGGTCGCTGCCGGGCTGCGGCCTGGGTGCCTCGTCTCT GTGTCACTCATTGCTTCTAGTAGCAGCTTAGATGCCTTCCCACTTGATAGCTTATTTGAGGAGTGCAACAGATTCTTTGATCTTGATGTGAACAATGATCTCATGTCTAATGAAGCTGGGGTGAACTTTGTGACTGCAACAGTGTTTCCTTCACGTGAG GTTCAAAAGAATGATATCAAGCTCTCCTGGGACCTTGCCTGCATGCTGGGATACCCTTCAGTAGGTCGTCCTTTGCTTATTAGTCCCCTATATACATCTCAAGCCCCAAAACAAACAGATGGTGGTGAAATTTTGCGGGTGATAAAGTGCAGCGATCTGTACCTTGGTCTAGTTCCACTGAAAGGGGTGGCAGAGTCTGATAGCCATCCTGTAAGAAATGTGGTGGTTCCAGAGTCACCTAAAAAGATCCCTTCAACTCCTCCACGCAGGAATGAATCCCATGATGGTGCGTCTAACAGTGGCTCTTCATTGTGCTTGAACCGAGCCACTGCAAAATCAGCACTAGCAGATGATAAAATTAACGAGTTGCTGCAGACTTGTGCATCACGGTGGCTCAGTGGTAGGCACTTGCTGAAAGGAAACTACATCCCCCTCTCAATGTGTGGGAAACTATCTATGTTCATAGTTTTGCGCGCAGAAATAGATGGTTCTGCCCTGGATGTAGTGCATGAGAAAAGCAACTCACTGTGTAATGCGGAGGTCTCTGCTAAATTTGTCGAAACCCCTGCTTCATTCCTTGTCAGCAGAACCACAAAAGTGCATCTTTCTGATTTGTCATCTTCAGAGGAGCTTGGGCCAGATAAGCCAGTGTCCCCATTAGAATATTTCATGAGTGCTGATACAGGAAAAGAAGATTCCAATCATGATCGAAGGCTTGGTGGGTTATCTGAAGTGTCAGCAAAACTAAAAGAAATGATTTCATTTTCTCTGTCAGATCGAATTGGTTTGCCAAAGCATGGTTTGCATGGTTTGCCAAG GTACAAAGGTCTTCTTCTGTATGGTCCACCTGGAACAGGGAAAACCTCTCTTGCTTCTTCATGTGCCTATGATCTGGGAGCCAATCTTTTTACAGTCAATGGACCAGAGATCGTTAGTCAGTATCACGGTGAAAGTGAACAGGCACTGTATGATATTTTCACTTCAGCTAAGCAAGCTGCACCTGCTGTG ATATTTATTGATGAATTGGATGCGATTGCTCCAGCCAGGAAGGATGGGGGCGAGGAATTATCTATTAGAATGGTTGCCACTCTGTTAAAACTGATGGATGAGATAGGCCATAATGATCGTGTTATCTTGATTGCTGCTACAAATCGTCGTGAAAGTATTGATCGAGCATTACTACGCCCAGGAAGATTTGATCAAGAAATCGAAATAG GAGTACCATCTCCAGGACAGAGACTGGACATACTTCGCCACCTCCTAATTGGAGTTCACCATTCTCTCACTAGTGAGGAAGTTGAGTCACTTGCTTTCGCCACTCATGGGTTCGTGGGTGCTGATCTAGCTGCACTCTGCAATGAGGCTGCATTGAGTGCTCTTCGGCGTTATATCCTTGTAAAAGAAAGTTCAAGTCAACTACTTGGTGATCATGCCACTAACGCAAAGAAGTCTAATATTCGAGAGATTGATGCTCCTTTGGGGTATGAAATAACCTCATTATCGTCATCTCTCTCAAAGCTAACCATGTCAACCGAGGATTATCCCTGGACCAATAAAGGCAATATCACAGAAAGTAGCAAGCCTGATGACAAGAAAGATGATTTGCTATTGTTGGTGACTAATGATGACTTTGAAAAGGCTAAAATGAAAGTTAGACCAAGTGCAATGCGTGAG GTTATGCTAGAACTTCCAAAAGTAAAATGGGAAGATGTTGGTGGTCAAGCCAGGATCAAGAAGCAGCTAATTGAAGCCATCCAATTACCACAGAAATGCCCAGAGACATTTGAACGCCTAGGGATCCGCCCCCCTAGAGGATTGCTAATGATTGGACCACCAGGTTGCAGTAAGACATTGATGGCTCGCGCCGTGGCTTCTGAAGCAAAAATGAATTTTCTCGCGGTTAAGGGTCCTGAACTTTTCAGCAAATGGGTTGGTGACTCCGAAAAGGCAGTGAGATCACTATTTGCGAAGGCGAAGGATAATGCACCTGCAATATTATTTTTTGATGAAATAGATGGGCTTGCAGTAACTCGTGGCCATGGGAATGATGGCATATCTGTTGCTGATAGGGTACTCAGTCAGTTGCTACAGGAAATGGATG GTTTGGACCAAAAGATTGGTGTTACTGTTATTGCAGCTACAAATCGTCCTGACAAAATCGATATTGCACTTCTGAGGCCAG GTCGTTTCGATAGACTGCTTGATGTGCGACCACCTGATGAAGCTGACCGTGAAGATATTTTCCGGATTCATACGCGCAGCATTCCGTGCAGTCCTGATGTCGATTTGAATGAACTTGCTAGGCTAACAGAAGGCTACACCGGTGCCGACATAAAGCTTGTCTGCAGGGAAGCCGCTGTTGCTGCGCTTGAT GAGAGCTTTGACATTCCAGAAGTAGGAATCACACACTTCAAGTCGGTAATCGATCGAGTAAAGCCATCAGATATGAAGTTCTACCGAGAACTTGCATCACGATTTAGCCGATTCATTGATGACAC GAAAGCAACACTGCCGATAGAAGATACTGAACCTGCCATTTCATAG
- the LOC124699614 gene encoding uncharacterized protein LOC124699614, protein MAFMASGRVATMAPTRSSFVTPRSFFNWGRGAKEADTPPPPQFQYHEVERPFPMSLVANTHLRGRELSCCYRATVDGFGATDFHRRCDFKGPCVVVGYTAGAGSVRFGGFSPEGYRSTDDYYDSLDAFLFYWPAAADDEAGPVVLPKVGGSGAALFDYARGGPQFGADGLLIGPPLTAVMGVFTGPDASVGVGDLRRARSRLGLSYARRADGKESLFGDDSKADLDEVLVFCSPQIASMY, encoded by the coding sequence ATGGCGTTCATGGCGAGCGGCAGGGTGGCGACGATGGCTCCGACCAGATCAagcttcgtcactccccgcagctTCTTCAACTGGGGCAGAGGCGCGAAAGAAGccgacacgccgccgccgccgcagttcCAGTACCACGAAGTGGAGCGGCCGTTCCCCATGTCGCTCGTGGCCAACACGCACCTCAGAGGCCGGGAGCTCAGCTGCTGCTACAGGGCCACCGTGGACGGCTTCGGCGCGACCGACTTCCACCGGCGGTGCGACTTCAAGGGCCCCTGCGTCGTCGTCGGCTACACGGCCGGAGCTGGCTCCGTCAGGTTCGGCGGGTTCAGCCCGGAGGGGTACCGCAGCACGGACGACTACTACGACTCGCTCGACGCCTTCCTCTTCTActggcccgccgccgccgatgacgaggCCGGGCCCGTGGTGCTGCCCAAGGTGGGCGGGAGCGGCGCGGCGCTGTTCGACTACGCGCGGGGCGGGCCGCAGTTCGGCGCCGACGGGCTGCTCATCGGCCCGCCGCTCACAGCGGTGATGGGGGTGTTCACGGGGCCCGACGCCAGCGTGGGCGTCGGCGACCTCCGGCGCGCGCGGTCGCGGCTCGGGCTGTCGTACGCCCGGAGGGCCGACGGCAAGGAGAGCCTGTTCGGCGACGACTCCAAGGCCGACCTCGACGAGGTGCTCGTCTTCTGTAGCCCGCAGATCGCGAGCATGTACTAG